A part of Kitasatospora acidiphila genomic DNA contains:
- a CDS encoding DUF397 domain-containing protein produces the protein MSTELTWCKSSYSTSAGDDCIEVALDWRKSSYSDSEGGNCVEIAAHPTTVHIRDSKDKAGPHLSFSPAAWAAFAASAPELRASAA, from the coding sequence GTGAGTACCGAACTGACATGGTGCAAGTCCAGCTACAGCACCAGCGCTGGCGACGACTGCATCGAAGTCGCCCTCGACTGGCGGAAGTCCAGCTACAGCGACAGTGAGGGCGGCAACTGCGTCGAGATAGCCGCCCACCCCACCACCGTCCACATCCGCGACTCCAAGGACAAGGCCGGCCCGCACCTCTCCTTCTCCCCCGCCGCCTGGGCCGCGTTCGCCGCCTCCGCAC
- a CDS encoding helix-turn-helix domain-containing protein, with protein sequence MGANAERPMAWRYCGNQVKLWRERSGVSREQLAEESNYDLETVKSMELGRRRPTYTLLNAGETLCDARGMLLAATAFLKPEKFPSHAKEFMAVEDEAIALHAYSALLIPGLLQTPAYAQALMADHCPPFSDDVLDERVAARIERQGKLTRNPPALFGFVIYEAALRTLVGGEEVMKNQFHHLLAVGKLRNVSIQVLPVGRGAHSALAGPFILLETPEHQHYAYVEGHESGMLSTDAERLSVLTQRHGMIRMQALGVEDSARFISTMAEAL encoded by the coding sequence GAAGCTGTGGCGCGAGCGCAGCGGGGTCAGCAGGGAGCAGTTGGCTGAAGAGTCGAACTACGACCTGGAGACCGTGAAGTCCATGGAGCTGGGTCGGCGGCGGCCGACCTATACGTTGCTGAACGCGGGCGAAACCCTTTGCGATGCGCGGGGGATGCTGCTGGCGGCGACGGCGTTTCTGAAGCCGGAGAAGTTCCCGAGCCATGCCAAGGAGTTCATGGCGGTAGAGGACGAGGCGATCGCTCTGCACGCCTACTCGGCGCTGCTGATCCCTGGGCTGCTACAGACACCAGCCTACGCACAGGCACTGATGGCGGATCACTGTCCGCCATTCAGCGATGACGTGCTCGACGAACGAGTAGCGGCCCGAATCGAGCGCCAAGGAAAGCTGACCCGCAACCCACCCGCACTCTTCGGGTTCGTCATCTACGAGGCTGCGCTGCGCACCCTGGTCGGCGGGGAGGAGGTGATGAAGAACCAGTTCCACCACTTGCTGGCGGTGGGCAAGCTCAGGAACGTCAGCATCCAGGTTCTGCCGGTCGGACGGGGCGCCCACTCGGCATTGGCGGGTCCGTTCATCCTGCTTGAGACCCCTGAGCACCAGCACTACGCCTATGTGGAAGGCCACGAAAGCGGGATGCTGTCTACTGACGCCGAAAGGCTGAGCGTCCTGACTCAACGCCATGGCATGATCCGGATGCAGGCCCTCGGGGTTGAGGACTCGGCCCGATTTATCAGCACGATGGCGGAGGCGTTGTGA